The nucleotide window CAAGATGGACCATGAGCCGAAGAAGATCATAAAACCGTTAACAGAGAACTTGAGGATCGCGAATTGTGACGTAGCAGAACAAACTCAAAGAAACAAAATAAAAAACAGATATCCCATCCGAGATCCCACCAAAAAAATAGTGTTTGAAGATTAAGGAACAGTGGCCTAGCTTGACGTGAACTAGGTGCTATGGTAGGTACTCCCGGAACGTCACGTTACTCTGTGCTACGGCAACCGCGACTTGGGACGCGCCGCCCAAGGTACCTACGTACCTAAGCGGGGGAGGGGGTTACCTGTCTTGACTCTGGTTGATTGAGAAGGTTTAGTTAAGATAACAAGAGCGTTTTAGATgactttatattattagacCTTGAAAATATTATCCCTTAGGTAGTCTGCGAGGCTTGATATCTGGCAGTTGATTAAAATCGTACCTGCCTCGAAAAGAGCTTGCAAGGTTGTTTTGGGATGTCACTGTCCTAGATCCCCCCACGCCGGCGTAGGTAATTTATGTAAGTTTTGTACCTAGTGAGAGACCATATGGCCATAAAACCTCACTTTGCAACCAATATCACAAGGGCCACACGTCCAGAGAGCTCATCAAGTTTTGTACAGGGTTCATTGATCTAGGCTAACTTCCCGATAGGGGATGAACATTTATAGATATCATCTTGTGGTATCACTCCCGTCTACATGACCTGTTGCACTCATTGACCCCTTCCCATCGCAGCCCTAAACGGAAGCTCAACTAGAATAGAACGGTACTGATTGACGCGCTCGGGACTACCACACACTTCCATTACCAAGCGCAAGACTATCAACCAGTCGCGAGACCTCTGTCAGTCGGGCAGCATCGGAACGCACAATGTCACAAGCAAGCACCAGTGTCTCCAGTTGGGGCTCTTCGTCGCGGTTCAGGAGACCAATGCGCTCAGTGCCCTCATGGACCCATCGCTTGATGATTCGGCGGCAACAGGACACAAGAAGATCTTTATTGTACTGTTTGATACGTTGACGCTCCCAAAAATCATATTGCCGGATAAGATCCTGACGGATGCTGACCTCAGTATTGCCAGGGTCCAGAGTCACGTACTGGTGGCTGACGCCTTGCTTGTTCGAGTCGGACCACGTCCACAGGACTGAACCGGTTTCGTAGTTGAGTGACAAACCAAGGGAGACCTTCTCGGCTTTTTTGCGCATATCGCCCACTCCAAGATCGCCGGATCGTTGCCTTGCGATCGAAGGAGGATGGTCCTGCTTGAGTGTACCCACCTCCAACTGAGTTTGTTTCCTCAGGCGGGTAGGAAGTTCCGGGTTGGCAGGGGGATCAAAGCGGGAGTTCCAATTGTCGAAAAGCGCGTTAAGGAAACCCTGCCAGTCACCCACAGTCAGCTGATAACGGGGCTCTGCTGTGTCTCGAAGTCGTTgaaagaccaagaagagcatGAGCTTCTCGTGGGATGTCAAGTGTGTGTGCCTTGTTGCATGTTGACCAGCAGGCCGATTGGGCAACACATGTACATCTCTCAAGACATAATCTTGAGTAACCTCTGGCTCGAAATACTCTGGGAGTTCATGACCACCATTGCCAGGAGGACCATTGCCAGGAGGACCATTGCGAGGAGGACCATTGCCAGGAGGGCCGCCGTTATCAGGAGGGCCATTACCAGGAGGACCATTGCGAGGAGGACCATTGCGAGGAGGACCATTGCCAGGAGGGCCGCCGTTGTCAGGAGGGCCATTACCAGGAGGACCATTGCGAGGAGGACCATTGCGAGGAGGACCATCACCAGGAGGGCCGCCGTTGTCAGGAGGGCCATTACCAGGAGGACCATTGCCAGGAGGGCCATTACCAGGAGGACCATTGCCAGGAGGACCATTGCCAGGAGGACCATTGCCAGGAGGGCCGCCGTTGTCAGGAGGGCCATTACCAGGAGGACCATTGCGAGGAGGACCATTGCGAGGAGGACCATCACCAGGAGGGCCGCCGTTGTCAGGAGGGCCATTACCAGGAGGACCATTGCGAGGAGGACCATCACCAGGAGGGCCGCCGTTGTCAGGAGGGCCATTACCAGGAGGACCATTGCGAGGAGGACCATTACCAGGAGGGCCGCCGTTGTCAGGAGGGCCATTGCGAGGAGGACCATTACCAGGAGGGCCGCCGTTGTCAGGAGGGCCATTACCAGGAGGACCATTGCCAGGAGGGCCATTACCAGGAGGACCATTGCGAGGAGGACCATTGCGAGGAGGACCATTGCCAGGAGGGCCGCCGTTGTCAGGAGGGCCATTACCAGGAGGACCATTGCGAGGAGGACCATTGCCAGGAGGGCCGCCGTTGTCAGGGGGGCCGCCGTTGTCAGGAG belongs to Fusarium oxysporum Fo47 chromosome V, complete sequence and includes:
- a CDS encoding uncharacterized protein (expressed protein) is translated as MLFLVFQRLRDTAEPRYQLTVGDWQGFLNALFDNWNSRFDPPANPELPTRLRKQTQLEVGTLKQDHPPSIARQRSGDLGVGDMRKKAEKVSLGLSLNYETGSVLWTWSDSNKQGVSHQYVTLDPGNTEVSIRQDLIRQYDFWERQRIKQYNKDLLVSCCRRIIKRWVHEGTERIGLLNRDEEPQLETLVLACDIVRSDAARLTEVSRLVDSLALGNGSVW